From the genome of Uranotaenia lowii strain MFRU-FL chromosome 1, ASM2978415v1, whole genome shotgun sequence, one region includes:
- the LOC129737831 gene encoding uncharacterized protein LOC129737831 codes for MAAAQAAGLKPPKPLVLGDNMAEVWKSWTRQFVWFATATQLNDKPPQVQVATFMTAIGADCIRIFDTFNLTPEEENNLVVIKAKFDEYFIPKSCVTYERYVFNQISQNEDELTETFITRVKEQAKKCDFVQLHDSLVKDRIIIGLKFTKLVPQLLNDSLTLDKTIEMCRNHELTARQSQAMASVAVAEKVEVLKMDRRERKSERKVDMKLNKQRYESDENIQCEKCGRNHKKFKCPAYGKECHTCGRRGHFATHCPARKAKTVHAVLAENGSGESSEEELFIGALEALDEGEDWFETVKVNISKVSVKLDTGAHCNVLPLWMVEKLDLLPLKPSPTKWLLTFSNHKMRVLGEVDPVCTVKQKQSRITFKVVEERVIPLLGRKTCIAQNLITRIDSLEIDDVEVYDGLGCLKGYIYDIDLVENAQWESRPARHVPHSIRDQVKKELDAMEKLGVIERIHEHTPVVSAMVLVRRNNKLRICIDPSQVNQNLLRRHHPLTTMEEISARLKNSKCFSILDCKKGFWQIRVTERTSKYLTFGTPWGRYCCKWLPFGLASAPEVFQKVMQDILEGIDGVECSMDDVLIHAENESHLESITKEVISRIIASGLKLNKEKCIFNKPKVKFLGHLVTSGGLMADPDKLTAVLNLKTPSNKLQLQRALGMITYLAKFVPNLSAITAPLRALLSKDTAWSWESEQEIAFQKIKKLMISPPVLTFYDVNLPIVLSVDASSNALGAMLMQEGRPVAYASKALSKAEMNYPQIGKEAAAIRFACRRFHQYIYGKALKVETDHKPLESIFRKPLDRAPPRLRRIRLEVAQYNPQVVYVKGKSIPIPDILSRDCTQH; via the coding sequence ATGGCGGCCGCACAGGCAGCAGGATTAAAGCCACCAAAACCTTTGGTTTTGGGTGACAACATGGCTGAAGTGTGGAAATCTTGGACCCGCCAGTTTGTTTGGTTTGCAACAGCGACACAGCTGAATGACAAACCACCACAAGTGCAAGTAGCCACTTTCATGACAGCGATTGGGGCGGATTGCATTCGTATCTTTGATACATTCAATCTTACGCCGGAAGAAGAAAATAATCTAGTAGTGATAAAGGCCAAGTTTGATGAATATTTCATCCCCAAATCATGTGTGACATACGAACGTTAcgtgttcaaccaaatttctCAAAACGAAGATGAGTTGACAGAAACTTTCATAACGCGAGTGAAAGAACAAGCAAAAAAGTGTGACTTCGTGCAATTGCACGATTCCCTGGTGAAAGATAGGATCATAATTGGGTTGAAATTCACCAAACTTGTGCCGCAACTCCTGAATGACTCATTGACCCTGGACAAAACAATCGAAATGTGTCGGAACCATGAGTTGACTGCCAGGCAGTCCCAAGCGATGGCATCCGTCGCAGTTGCTGAGAAAGTGGAAGTCTTGAAAATGGACAGAAGAGAaagaaaaagtgaaagaaaagtggacatgaaattaaacaaacaaaGATACGAGAGTGATGAAAATATACAGTGTGAAAAGTGTGgaagaaatcataaaaagtttAAGTGTCCTGCTTACGGAAAGGAATGCCATACTTGTGGCCGCAGAGGACATTTTGCCACTCATTGTCCCGCCAGGAAAGCAAAAACGGTCCACGCAGTGTTGGCCGAAAATGGGAGTGGTGAAAGTTCAGAAGAAGAGCTGTTTATCGGTGCACTGGAAGCCTTGGATGAAGGAGAGGATTGGTTCGAAACAGTGAAAGTTAATATCAGCAAAGTTTCGGTGAAATTAGATACTGGTGCCCACTGCAATGTTCTCCCACTTTGGATGGTAGAGAAATTAGACCTGTTGCCGCTAAAACCCTCGCCAACAAAGTGGTTGCTGACGTTCTCCAATCACAAGATGCGAGTTCTAGGGGAAGTTGACCCAGTTTGCACCGTAAAGCAAAAGCAGTCCCGGATTACGTTCAAAGTGGTCGAGGAACGAGTAATACCATTACTCGGTAGGAAAACATGCATTGCACAGAATCTGATAACTCGAATCGACTCTCTCGAGATAGATGACGTCGAGGTGTACGATGGTCTTGGTTGTTTGAAGGGCTACATTTATGACATCGACCTAGTAGAAAACGCACAGTGGGAAAGTCGACCAGCCAGGCACGTTCCCCACAGTATTCGGGACCAAGTGAAGAAAGAACTTGATGCAATGGAAAAACTGGGAGTCATCGAAAGGATTCATGAGCATACACCAGTAGTAAGTGCCATGGTTTTAGTTCGCCGTAACAACAAATTAAGAATCTGTATTGATCCATCACAGGTCAATCAAAATTTGCTGAGACGTCATCACCCGCTGACGACAATGGAGGAAATTTCTGCCAGACTGAAAAATTCAAAGTGTTTCTCCATATTAGACTGCAAAAAAGGGTTTTGGCAGATTCGTGTCACAGAAAGAACATCCAAATACCTCACATTCGGTACCCCTTGGGGAAGGTACTGTTGCAAGTGGCTCCCTTTTGGTTTGGCATCAGCACCAGAAGTATTCCAAAAGGTTATGCAAGATATTTTGGAAGGAATAGATGGAGTTGAGTGTTCAATGGACGATGTACTGATACATGCCGAGAACGAGTCTCACCTGGAATCAATCACCAAGGAAGTTATAAGCCGCATCATTGCCTCCGGTTTAAagctaaataaagaaaaatgcatATTTAACAAACCGAAGGTAAAATTCCTTGGACATCTTGTGACATCAGGAGGTCTAATGGCTGATCCTGATAAGCTGACAGCTGTTCTGAACCTCAAAACACCATCCAACAAATTGCAGCTGCAGCGGGCGTTGGGGATGATTACATATCTGGCCAAATTTGTTCCGAATTTGTCGGCTATAACAGCCCCACTACGAGCGCTACTCTCCAAAGACACGGCTTGGTCCTGGGAAAGCGAACAGGAGATTGCGttccagaaaataaaaaagctcATGATCTCCCCACCCGTACTGACATTTTATGACGTCAATCTTCCCATTGTCCTTTCAGTGGACGCCAGTTCGAATGCATTGGGAGCTATGCTCATGCAGGAAGGAAGACCAGTTGCCTATGCTTCTAAAGCTTTGTCCAAGGCTGAAATGAACTACCCTCAAATAGGAAAAGAAGCAGCAGCTATTAGATTTGCTTGCCGAAGATTTCATCAATATATCTACGGGAAAGCACTCAAAGTCGAAACAGACCACAAGCCTCTCGAATCTATCTTTCGGAAACCTTTGGATAGAGCTCCGCCACGATTACGCAGAATAAGACTAGAAGTTGCACAGTATAACCCACAAGTCGTTTATGTTAAGGGAAAGAGCATACCGATTCCGGACATACTCAGCCGTGACTGCACACAGCATTGA
- the LOC129737832 gene encoding uncharacterized protein K02A2.6-like, which translates to MSKDSCKELRHHTESDSETRLLKEVILRGWPDLKEDVSLELKKYWCFRDELAVYDGLVFKSNQVVVPLGLRKKMLNAIHSGHSGIQSCIRRAKQVVFWVNMNTDIQNLVEGCSICQRHQRCNTKSTIASKDVPELPFERVASDLFHFRGADYVVIVDMHGIPKIVESDNGPQYSSEKFRKFANDWGFEHLTSSPHFPRANGLAERYVQVSKNILRKCAEDQSDIYLALIQARNTPRSESIPSPNERLMGRLVRSNLPITKEALRPKVFDNVREAIISERDQQKQYANRSARIPPQFCTGEKVQLQDPKSKLWSYGEVLQRLEDGRSYIVSDGEKTLRRNTHHLRRSNVHEPSTHHKSPESNIEGSEILAESQVEERLPASEPTQDCRSPGLKKVQPDREGWLNLINNQTLNTTEEERCNV; encoded by the exons ATGTCGAAAGATTCGTGCAAAGAGCTACGGCATCATACTGAGTCTGATTCGGAAACTCGCCTGCTGAAGGAGGTCATTTTACGAGGCTGGCCGGATCTAAAAGAAGATGTTTCTCTGGAGCTAAAAAAGTATTGGTGCTTTAGAGACGAGTTAGCTGTGTATGATGGGCTGGTATTCAAATCTAATCAGGTGGTAGTGCCACTGGGATTGAGGAAGAAAATGTTGAATGCAATTCACAGCGGTCACTCTGGTATTCAGTCCTGTATCCGGCGAGCAAAACAGGTCGTGTTTTGGGTGAATATGAATACCGATATCCAGAATCTGGTTGAAGGATGCAGCATCTGCCAACGTCATCAGCGCTGCAATACGAAAAGCACAATTGCTTCAAAGGATGTTCCTGAGTTGCCTTTCGAAAGAGTTGCTTCGGATTTGTTCCATTTTCGAGGCGCAGACTACGTGGTCATCGTAGATA TGCACGGAATACCAAAAATCGTTGAATCGGACAACGGTCCACAATATAGCTCCGAAAAGTTTCGCAAGTTTGCTAATGATTGGGGTTTCGAGCATCTAACATCCAGTCCGCATTTTCCCCGTGCAAATGGGTTAGCTGAACGGTACGTACAAGTTAGTAAGAACATTTTGAGAAAATGCGCAGAAGATCAAAGCGACATTTATTTGGCACTCATCCAAGCAAGAAATACTCCACGCAGCGAGTCAATCCCTTCGCCCAATGAACGCTTGATGGGAAGACTGGTTCGTTCAAACCTGCCGATTACGAAAGAAGCCCTTCGGCCAAAAGTTTTTGACAATGTGAGAGAAGCTATTATCAGTGAGAGAGATCAGCAGAAACAATACGCAAATAGAAGTGCTCGTATTCCGCCACAATTTTGTACAGGTGAAAAAGTTCAACTCCAAGACCCTAAATCTAAATTGTGGTCCTATGGTGAAGTTTTGCAGCGATTGGAGGATGGTCGGTCTTACATTGTTTCGGACGGAGAAAAGACATTGCGTCGAAACACACATCACCTGCGCCGGTCCAACGTACACGAACCGAGTACTCATCACAAGTCTCCGGAGTCAAACATTGAGGGCAGCGAAATATTGGCAGAATCTCAAGTGGAAGAAAGGTTACCCGCAAGCGAGCCGACTCAAGATTGTAGAAGTCCCGGCCTCAAGAAAGTTCAACCAGATCGGGAAGGATGGTTAAATCTAATCAACAATCAGACTTTGAATACTACTGAAGAAGAAAGATGTAATGTATGA